The following DNA comes from Oncorhynchus mykiss isolate Arlee chromosome 16, USDA_OmykA_1.1, whole genome shotgun sequence.
GGtaaaacctggacgacgctgggccaattgtgcgccgccctatgggactcccaatcacggccggatgtgatacagcctggatataatacattttacattttataataaaagcattacatgaacaattgcatttgcggtcacttttgataatggtgttttcctgcgAATGGAACATTTGCGTTTATACATTTgccgtgtgcgcattgctgcacttataatgtgaagaaatagcctaatagtgcATAAAAAAAggaagctaaacgttctgatcggttgcgtcagccacattgcgtaaaaacattttttttttatgctagtggtATTAATTTGAGATCTATCTATTCATTCATTTgagatctatctatctatctataactGACCCCGACTATATTTGGGATAATTATTTCtcgtatagaatagaataggccAACTTTTGTGCTAAGGGGGATAGTATATTGACATAGGCTAGTCCTTTTTCTGTTCATTGGGCCTACTCaccttgttggctgacgaaaagtaaatgtggacagttcttccaatatcttcaatatgcacctcggaattggataaggatgcaCACATTTGTGTCCCCAATGTTGTCTGTCTTCaattgtagcctgtgagaaagacctgatcACGTGAGGGAGAgacatgtgagtgagaggtgcttcagaACATGCAGCACTCAGtgagaagggcacaacgcagcactaAGGGGcaagggcacaatggccactgcacgcaaaaggcatggatttcttAGAGTGCATTACGACCACATAAAGGGGATGCCGCCAGGAAATTCgaagcattatcaagtgcttatcaaattgtgaatgagagactgatgaagtttGTACAGCTtgcgtaaaaaaaaaaagcagagctcatgcctttcaagcgacttttttcaaatcatcattagtcacatcatgcagccttacaatgtattacacATCAAGACATATAGCCCAAcctttgtagaacaactaaagttacatgaacaactctaaattaagcatattgTCATgccttgatctgtttcacctgtccttgtgcttgtctccaccctcctccaggtgtcgcccatcttccccacttatcccctgggtatttatacctgtgttttctgtctttcTGGGCCAGTTCGTCTtatttgttcaagtcaaccagtgttttttcagctcctgtttttccccagtctctttttctcgtcctcctggttttgatccttgcctgtcctgactccgagcctGCCAGCCTGACCatcgtcctgtaccttggccccactactctggattatcgacccctgcctgccttgacctgtcgtttgcctgcccctgttgttacaataaacattgttacttcaacattGTCTGGGTCTTACCTAGAAACCTGGCACATATAGGAcaacctatttctttgttaaccgttCATCACGGAATAGACGCAAATTGTTTGGAGAAaaatatcctttatttaaccaggcaagccagttaagaacaaattcttatttacaatgaccgccaAACCCGgttgacgctgggccaattgtgcaccgccctatgggactcgcaatcacagccagatgtgatgcagcctggatttgaaccaggtactgcagtgacacctcttgcactgaaatgcagtgtcttagaccactgcatcaCCCAGGAGTACAAGCTTTGATCAATTCTATACTTCATActctaaaataatataaaataatgccacggaattctaagaaaatcttgtctgctaaattaatttgtgtagcccacagccattttgcatagccagatcaggaccttaCATAAGGACAACGCTATTCTGTTATTCTGAAATACAGGGGCACAACATTCACTGGGGACGGTGGGGGACATGTCCTCCCCtaacattctgaaattgcatttttgtcgccacccagttttatcattggaatgtgatacaaaacgatgCAACGGTGTGCTTCAGGACCATGCGGACTCCCCCGATCGGTCATGATCCTTTAAATCTGTGTAAAATAAGTAATGATGTATTgttattacatggatttattagacttctttaaatgtagatgttccaaaggtcttcATCAGTGGCTTGGTAGGttctgtgtggaagccaggagatgctaaatgtgtttatgttaattaatggtaATTTactgtgagaccgacagttatttacTTGACAATCatcggctgacaaaatgtcacgaccgccacagccctatatGCACATACCTTTATGCTgactatacacacactcacatacaatcatcatacacactgctgctactctgtttatcatatatcctgattcctagtcaccttacccctatacacatctacctctaTCGATCCAGTattcctgcacattgtaaatatggcaCTGGAACTGACCCTGCTTACTTACTTTATAGTGTTCCTTTGGTTTCTTATTTTTTATATCTTGTGTGTTTTAGTTTGAGCTTGTTATtgttagtattacattgttattgattactgtatTGTTGGGGCTAGAACTTGCAAGAAAGGCAAGTCACTGTGACATTAAAACATGAAACTAACTGAAGAGAGTGGAAGGAGACTAAATTCAAACATTCTCCGATCTGGATACACTATATCATTAATCTCTACTGAAATACCAAAGCTAACACATatcataataataaaataatatttattaCAAACAACCATATCAATTTAAACTAACACAAACACATCTACAAGTACAAAGAAAAAACACAGATAGAGTCAACGTAGCTCAATGACAAACACACAAGCCCAAAAAACAGCAAGACAAAGAACCGCTAAATGCACAGTATTCCTTCTGCGAAGGGTTGTGACCTGCACTAAGCTACAGTGGAATTTCCTGCTGAAGCCAACCATTGTGGCTTGCATATAAGCCactctgattggctgactggttAGACGCAGTAGGGAGTGGAAAGGCCTCTCTAAAAGGCCAAGATGGCTGACACCAATGAATAGTTTTGGGAACAAAATAATTGTATAGTTACTGAATGAAATGGGTTTGTTATTCACCCGTAACTCCCTTTAAAAATGTTAATTTACTCATGTCACTCTTGAATCAGGTCACAGACATACTCTAGAAGGAATATGGTACCGAGCGTTACATTGTTTTGTTTGAGTGACTTTTGTTTTATTACAAATAATATTCCAGAAACGAGACAGGTAGACATTTCTGGATTCAAACTCTATAgctaagaaaagacaaagaaGCCATGTAAAGCCACAAAGAACGTGAATATAGTGACAAAtatgttaaaggcccagtgcagtcaaaaatgtgattttctgtgttttatatttatttttccacactatgaggttggaataatactgtgaaattgtgaaaattatcataatgcacttttagtgtaagagctgtttgaaaagaccacctgaaatttctgcctgttttagtgggatggagttttggtctgCCTGGCGACATTACCAGGTGTTATAAGTTattagaccaataacaaagagttgTAAACCTCTcttccaataacagctagttttcaggttacaTATCCCTCCTATTAGGCTCCTCCAATTAGGCCCCACAACTCCCGGACAATCCAAGCTAAATTATTGCTTGAAatattgctctttgctaagaagctatttttgtttattttttacaattttaattgaaaacaatcacagtaaggtacttaattgttacccagaaaggatttgatattgatataaaaatggcTCCATTGGACCTTTAAATAGAACACGTTTTCATTCAAATAGAGGATTCTTTGGCTTCAGAGTTGAGTAATCTGTCAGCACGTTGCTGTACTACAGTATTATGGCTTCCTATCCATAATAATTTATTAATATTTTATTGATTCAtatttattaatatttttcatttcCAAAAAGGTCTACCTATTTTTGATGAAAGCCTCTTTCTGTGAATATTGGTCCTGTCAATCAACAATAAATCATAATAATACCCCCTACCCCATCCCATCCCTTACACCCCCACCACCAAAGTGCAGAACTTACAGGAATATGTACAGTCTCAAAATAAATATGTTTCATGGCGTGGGTGAGAGAAAGAGCAGTGGATTCATGAAAAGTCCAAACCTGACATAGATCTGTGAGATCTAAAAGTCCTTTACATGTATTCACACCATATGAATGCACTGAATACGTGTGGTATCCAACAAAAGCACATGATAGAGCCAGATGAGTGCTAGTGAGTATACTAATGACTCATCTCTAGAGGAGAAGAAAAATACAGTGTGGCCATGTCACATAGTCACATTTTAAAGAGCCTTCCAGGCCAGTTTCTGTTGGTTCAGTTTCTCATCTGATGTCAAGCTGTTGTAAAAGTAATGTAACTCCCACTGAAGAGAGAATATGTACTGCCATTTCGAAGCAACACAATGGAAAACCCCTATACTGTCTCCATTTTCTTTTCTCGCTGCAATTATCAACAGCTAATGAATCTCTTTTTCTGAATGAGTCATTCCAAACCAAACTTGCTCTATGTACATGTTCCTTTTTAAATCCCTTGATAGTCTTGGCTGGAGAATGGAACAGTGTTTGGTCCAAAATGTGGTCTCTGCCTAACACACTGTTGAAGTGCTGAGCAGAAAGAAGCACAAGGTCGAAGCAATTTACTCAAACATTAGACTTGGATAGCTTTTTAGCTGACACTAATGGTTTTGTGTTTAGTAAGTATAGTATTGGGTTAAAAAACAACAATTGCATAACCCCAGGAGTCCaaccaataaaaataaataaagactaATTTGGTCAGTTTCTTCCTGCTAACAAATGTTTGGTCAAATTAAGCAGGAGTGTCTGATATTCCACATTTTCTGTGAAATGTCATGTTTGAAAATAGATTATATCAGAATCTTAAGAAATGGCAGACGAAAAACATAACAGGTAATTCTTGAATTGCGGTGGCATTTGCGTCCATCACTTTTGCCACCATGAAAAACGATTGAAAAAAACAAATAGTTACACATCATACATGCTTTTGTTTATATTGAACTGTTTATAAATGACAAATTATAATGCAAGTACTTTATACTGCAAGACTTTATGTTTAGGCATTGTTTAAAGTATTTAGGGAAAGCAAACTGGATTGTCCTAGTAGTGATAAGTAGAGTTGTAGTAACATGTTTTAGGGTTATCTATCTATTACTTTGAATGCTAGAAAGTAAACAAAAGTATATCATATATTTTTAGATCAGGGATGGACATCTTGGATAGGGGTGGGGGCCAccaaaaatctgaactcatcatgaggggcccacaaatttcatgcaattctactcattttgccatggggaggAGATAATCATTTggagttttacagctaatttcctatGATATCCGAGTGAgtgtgactaacaaaatcaaagtCAGTAATTCGATCATAATTACTACAGATTTAGATAGGTGAGTTAGTTTAGCCAGCTATCAAAAACATATGTTTTGGTGACACATttaagcagatgctcttatccagagcaactagggttaagtgcctttctcAGCACGTTGCtgtactacagtattataatttATTAATTgaaatattaatatttttcatttcCAAAAAGGTCTACCTATTTTTCATGAAAGCCTCTTTCTGTGAATATTGGTCCTGTCAATCAACAATAGATCATAATAATACCCCCTACCCCATCCTATCCCTTACACCCCCACCACCAAAGTGATCCACGGGCCTACAAAAGTGAGCCGCCGTTAGGCCtctcgggtggcgcagtggttaaggtgtgctgtgccatcagagtccctgggttcgcgcccaggctctgtcgtaaccggccggaccgggaggtccgtggggcgacgcacaattggcctagcgtctcCCGGGAGGGCTTggtcgcgcaccagcgactcctgtggcgggctgggcgcagtgtatgctaaccaaggtggccaggtgcacggtgcggctggcttccgcgTTGGATGttcgctgtgttaagaagcagtgcggcttggttgggttgtgtatcggaggacgcatgactttcaaccttcgtctctcccgggagttgtagcgatgagacaagatagtagctactacaacaattggataccatgaaattggggagaaaaagggctaaaaaaaaaatgtttccgaAAGTGAGCTGCCGTTGCCCATCCCTGGCaattgtttttattgtttttatttttttacaaatattaCGTGACCCTAAGTTTTATGTCATTGGTGTTATAGAAGGACATTTAGCAATCCCTCGAGCGGCAAATTGTTATTGGCCTCCCCAATATATTAAAGAAAGTTATTAGCTAATCACACCCTTTTAGTATGTCACAAATTTGAGGATTCCATTGATCATTTAGTATGTGTAAATGGAAAGTGTCATTGGTGTTACTCAATTTAAAAGAAGGGAAATGACATTGTGACCTTAGATTTGAACATTTGTGGCCTCCATTTAAGAAAATCCACTATTACCTTAAATGTGTCATTGGGGTGACAGTCATTGGTGTGACAGTCATTGGTGTGACAGTCATTGCTGTCACTACTCCTACTGATGGCACAATGTAATCATAATGGTACAAATAATTAGTCATTAAACTTCCACATTAGTTGATTTAGAATAGAACccattttttaaacattaaaaaactatttttgccAAAATGCCAAGGCCAGATACCACCGCAATTCAAGAACGACCCAAAACTGAGCCTTATTCTTTCTGACTTGACATTGGCAGGATTCTATTGTAACAATATTTAGAATGGAAACATAATATACGTAATACTATTAAATTGCCCATGtttcatcaactagattcagtggATCAAATGGATTGTAAAAAGTGAGGTTGAGGCAGCCATACAACATGTGACACATTTTACAATGAATCATATGATACAGTGTCTCTATATCACCTAACTACCATGGTGGTGGCTAGGCAACTATTGTGTACACTAACAAAATCCTCTGCAGTTTCTAAAATTTCTTACACTGAGTGATACAATACAATGTGACATACTTAAAcaataaggcatgagggggtgtggtatatggccaatataccacgactaagggctgttcttaggcactaAGCATCGCAGAGGGCCTGGATTCAGcccttagccttggtatattggccatatacgaCAAACTCCtgaggtaccttattgctattataaactggttaccaacataattacagcaggaaaaataaatgttttgtcatacctgtggtatacggtctgatataccacggatgtcagccaatcagcattcaaggctcTAACTAGTTACTAGTTACTAACCAGGTTACTAGCTTGGACGGAATAGGGTAGTTTTGCAGATTAATCTAAATATTCATGTGACCAAACACCCCGTGTGTGTAACACCAATTTTGCAAGAAACCACAGAGCTATGTGCACAGATCTAAAGTTAGAATTGGGCTCATGGAGACTAACCCTAAATGGGAgtgagataaacaacaacaacaacaacaaaatcacaaCAACATGAGTGAGTCTGCCCGTTACCATTGTGCAGGGCCACAGTGGCCCTACAGGGCCTGGCCCAGGTACCAGTGAAGtagagtgagggagatgggattTAGGACTGGCTAGGGACTCCCGGGGCTGGCTCTGGCTGGCTCTCAGTGTGCCTCCTGCTAGTGCGTTTGGTGGGCAGGTTGAGGTTGAGCTGCTGCCAGTAGGACTGACAGTACTGGTTGATGAGGCGGATCTCCGGCTGGGAGGAGAACTGCGGGGGCAAGTTGTGAGGAGGGGGTGGTGGAGGcggagggtggtggtgggggtgtcgGTGGTGATGGGGGTTCTGGTCCTCCGGGGGACCGTCCGGGGAGGTGAGGGCCTCCACAATCTCCCGGTCCAGGATGCGGAGGGCCACGCGGGCCACCGTGTGCTTGAAGTTGTTCTCGGTGGCCAGGCAGTTGTACAGCCCCCCGTCGGCATGGCTCAAAGACTTAAGCAGGATGCCGTGACCAGTCttcagcacctctctgtctcggCTCAGctgggtgggggagagaggaagataaagaACATCattgtgagagaaagggagaagacaACATTATCTACAGCCATCATACAAAAGCTATCTGAATTTAACGATCCCTTAGGCCTTGTCGTACCACTTTCCTCCTGCCATCTGGTTTCTGGTAGAGCCATTTGACTGTCGCTTGTGGAGATCTGGGTTGGCACTCCAGGAAAGTGCTACTCCCCTCCACCCCAAACTGCACTGTTTCACTGAGACGCTTCTCAACTGAAGGGGAGATAATCAGAGAAATACAGTGGAGTAGACATCTGAATCAAAGGCCTTTTAACCCCGTTACAGTGGTTAACTCATTTGTGAGATTTTGTTGTGAGACCTTTGTATGCAGTGACATTATACTCCttaaaaaatcaaaataaatcaccaGCCCAGGCTTTCAGATACACACTCTTTATAAAATGAAATATGAGATCTAATGTTCAGTACTTTGGCTGTGATCACATACCTTTTGCATTGAACCCTCTGCACTGCCGCAAGGGGTCTCCATGCTTAATATCCTGTCTTCTGCTCCGCCTGTGAACAAGAATAGGAACAGTGGATGACTATACATTATCACAACATTGACTTATGCCTAAAACCCAGTATTCAGTTTGGATGGAATGATATCCTATTTTAAACATCTAAACTAATACAGTACAAGCATGTTATGTAACCCCTTAATTGGTGCTGAGGTGCCTAACCTCTTGGTGGAGGGGCTAAAGGCAGAGCAGGTCTCCCCATCCCAGGCACAGTAAGGGTCTCTGGCCAGGCAGCAGTCTGAACAGGCCTTCCCATAGACGCCACACCTGTGCAGGGACACCTGGGTAAGCCCCATCTCTGACGACACATACAGCTGTTGCTGTGTGTCAGAATGGGAGAGGATGGGCTATCAGAGGcataacaacaacagcaacaacaacaacaatagcaGTAATCATAGATGAGCAAATTATAATTGATGAAGCCTACCCTTTTTGATGATAGCTTCATAGTCTTAATAGGAGCTGGATTCTGCAAAAAGAAAGAGCACATAAGGGGTCAGGAAAAGATAATATTGCGGAATTAAACTTTTGGATTGTCCCATCTCCCTTCACATATTCAATCAAACTAGACAGTGATTCACATGAAATAGTAAAATTATTGTCATTACCCTGaacacctccacctcctctaacGTGAGCTCTTCCGTTGTGCTAGTGTCTTTAGGAAGTACTATCACCTTTTGGACTGTCCCACGATCTACAAAAAAAGAGGGGACATCTCAATTTAGGATTTGACCCAATCTGGGGCCGtatgtatcaagcgtctcagagtataAAGGCTGATCAAGAATCAGATCcaccccctgtccatgtaatcttattcattgtgatctaaaaggcaatAATATGAGATgcaaactgatcctaaatcagcactcctactctgagatgcaaactgatcctaaatcagcactcctactctgagatgcttgatacataGGGCCCCTGATTTTCCCCCTCAGTAAAAAGGAGGAAGAACCTGGCTTGCAGCGTGACTCACCAGTGCCCAGGAAGAGCACCTCATACCTCCCGTCCACAGCATCCACCAGGTCCACCACGATGGAGGTGAAGCGGTAGTCCACCCCCGTTCGCACCACCAGAGGCCTCTTGTGTATGGGGTAGACAGAGTGGTACATGAGGGGGTGAGCCCTCACAAAGTTCACAGCCTCATCCGAAAACTCCTTGGTGGAGCGGAGGCCTGGGGTAAACGTTCCTCCTGGACACTGTAGATGAAGAAGACAGAGAGCTCTGGTTGAACTAGATCATGTTCagtaggcaccaaatggaagaaaacagtcTGAAACAGGGAAGGAATATCAGGACTTGTCTATCAGAACTGCATCCTATCGTTTTCCA
Coding sequences within:
- the LOC110492274 gene encoding semaphorin-3F isoform X2 is translated as METTQALLFFLLSLCVYSCHADARTAPRVHLSYKELLETRTARPFSFSFNTSDYRILHMDQDQGRLYLGSREYLVALDMHNINKEPLIIHWPATTQRKGECRMTGKGGQGECANFVRLIEPWNRTHLYTCGTGAYKPICTFINRGWRAEEYLFRLVPGYGDSGKGKCSYDPRQENAAALINGNLYAGVHVDFMGTDPAIFRTLGDRPAVRTEQYDSRWLNEPVFVKIQQIPDSSERNDDKLYFFFREKSLDGAGGASPSVLARVGRVCLNDDGGQRSLVNKWTTFLKARLVCSVIGSDGVETYFDELKDVFIQPTQDLRNPVVYAVFSTAGSVFKGSAVCVYSMSDIRNVFNGPFSHKHGHNYQWTPYTGKIPYPRPGTCPGGTFTPGLRSTKEFSDEAVNFVRAHPLMYHSVYPIHKRPLVVRTGVDYRFTSIVVDLVDAVDGRYEVLFLGTDRGTVQKVIVLPKDTSTTEELTLEEVEVFRNPAPIKTMKLSSKRQQLYVSSEMGLTQVSLHRCGVYGKACSDCCLARDPYCAWDGETCSAFSPSTKRRSRRQDIKHGDPLRQCRGFNAKVEKRLSETVQFGVEGSSTFLECQPRSPQATVKWLYQKPDGRRKVLSRDREVLKTGHGILLKSLSHADGGLYNCLATENNFKHTVARVALRILDREIVEALTSPDGPPEDQNPHHHRHPHHHPPPPPPPPHNLPPQFSSQPEIRLINQYCQSYWQQLNLNLPTKRTSRRHTESQPEPAPGVPSQS